A window from Planctomycetota bacterium encodes these proteins:
- a CDS encoding ABC transporter permease — protein sequence MSTLVLLAVFAPFLANSQPYAIKAADGTWSSPLLRTVTALDVTLVLCLLGVVVLTVSRRFVAFRFGHALLIMLGIVATAGVSGLLYADPPENVVFEEYREGLADGRYQRAVFAPIPYSPNDRLRDQPGIARTPPTWSIGADDNRYPDVTRKSIGSYHWLGTTVFGEDLLSRMIWATRIALAIGFVATGISTLVGVTVGAVMGYAAGWTDLLLMRGIEILEAVPRLIVLLIVTVIIGRKDIFVMMTVIGLISWTSDARFIRAEFLKLRKQDFVQAANAVGLPVPRILFRHILPNGVAPVLVNASFGIAGAILLESILSFLGLGLEAKDPSWGQLLNQARTGGTGFNWWIATFPGLAIFLTVFAYILIGEALRDALDPKLKKVG from the coding sequence GTGTCCACGCTTGTCCTGCTCGCCGTCTTCGCGCCGTTCCTTGCTAACAGTCAGCCCTACGCGATCAAGGCCGCAGACGGCACATGGTCGTCTCCCCTCTTACGAACGGTGACAGCGTTGGACGTGACGCTCGTCTTGTGTCTCCTGGGCGTGGTCGTTCTGACCGTCAGCCGCCGATTCGTGGCGTTCCGTTTCGGGCACGCCTTGCTGATCATGCTTGGGATCGTCGCGACGGCGGGGGTGAGCGGCCTGCTCTACGCCGACCCGCCTGAGAACGTGGTGTTCGAGGAGTACCGCGAGGGTCTCGCCGACGGTCGGTACCAGCGCGCGGTTTTCGCCCCGATTCCGTACAGCCCGAACGATCGCCTGCGGGATCAACCCGGCATCGCCCGCACGCCGCCCACCTGGTCCATCGGTGCCGATGACAACAGGTATCCCGACGTCACCCGCAAATCGATCGGCAGCTACCACTGGCTCGGAACCACCGTCTTCGGCGAAGACCTGCTGAGCCGAATGATCTGGGCGACGCGGATCGCCCTCGCGATCGGATTCGTCGCAACGGGCATCAGCACGCTTGTCGGCGTTACAGTCGGTGCCGTCATGGGCTATGCCGCCGGCTGGACCGATCTGCTGCTGATGCGCGGCATCGAGATTCTCGAGGCCGTCCCACGACTGATCGTGCTGCTGATCGTCACCGTCATCATCGGTCGGAAGGACATCTTCGTGATGATGACCGTCATCGGGCTCATCAGTTGGACGAGCGACGCGCGCTTCATTCGCGCCGAGTTCCTAAAGCTGCGCAAGCAGGACTTCGTTCAAGCCGCCAACGCGGTCGGTCTCCCTGTTCCACGCATTCTCTTCCGCCACATCTTGCCTAACGGCGTGGCACCGGTCCTGGTCAACGCCAGCTTCGGCATCGCCGGAGCGATCCTGCTCGAGAGCATCCTCAGCTTCCTCGGCCTCGGCCTAGAAGCCAAAGATCCGTCGTGGGGCCAGTTACTCAACCAGGCACGCACGGGTGGCACGGGCTTCAACTGGTGGATCGCGACCTTCCCCGGCCTCGCGATCTTCCTGACCGTCTTCGCTTACATCCTTATCGGCGAGGCGCTTCGCGACGCGTTGGATCCGAAGCTCAAGAAGGTGGGCTGA
- a CDS encoding ABC transporter permease, translating into MIGYLARRILLFIPTLLGATFLVVMIMELAPIDVVESLLPPTGEMNPAAREEREAYLNARYGLDASGPEKWARWVNNVSPIGLQTWKYDDPAVVEQRAELRAFRERIESEVEAEVEAANPDLVAARNDQDTPSDERIQAIQTLRDSVKERLTELEDEQNFSPMSGDIRWDKLPIKTPDLGNSIRQSRPNWDIIKEALPITLILQLISIPTAVAISLITGIWSAKHRGAWQDWGTGGVLLALFSIPVIWVGVMAIGYFANDQYINWFPTGGTTDLRSDSFPFFPRFAGEAGFQRGFLLDSIWHIALPVVCLTYAQFAYLSKLTRGSMLEVLGADYIRTARAKGLAPNTVLLRHGFRTALIPVITFLAALLPVIITGSIVIETIFGINGMGRLVIESLKNNDIELFLTVTLFTILLKLVAYLLADIAYVVADPRVSYSGGSSA; encoded by the coding sequence ATGATCGGCTACCTCGCCCGGCGCATCCTCCTGTTCATTCCGACGCTGCTCGGGGCGACGTTCCTCGTCGTGATGATCATGGAGCTCGCGCCGATCGACGTGGTCGAGAGTCTGCTACCGCCGACGGGCGAAATGAACCCCGCAGCTCGCGAGGAGCGCGAAGCCTACCTCAATGCGCGGTACGGACTCGATGCAAGTGGACCGGAGAAGTGGGCACGGTGGGTCAACAACGTCTCGCCGATCGGTTTGCAAACCTGGAAGTACGACGATCCGGCGGTCGTCGAGCAACGAGCAGAGTTGCGCGCTTTCAGAGAGCGCATCGAGTCCGAAGTCGAGGCCGAGGTTGAGGCGGCGAACCCCGACCTCGTGGCAGCACGCAATGATCAGGACACGCCGTCCGACGAGCGCATCCAAGCGATCCAAACGCTTCGCGATTCCGTCAAGGAGCGACTCACCGAACTGGAAGATGAGCAGAACTTCTCTCCCATGAGCGGCGACATCCGCTGGGACAAGCTGCCCATCAAAACGCCGGATCTCGGCAACAGCATCCGGCAGAGTCGGCCGAACTGGGACATCATCAAAGAGGCGTTGCCAATCACGCTGATTCTGCAGCTCATCAGCATACCGACTGCTGTCGCCATTAGCCTCATCACCGGCATCTGGTCTGCCAAGCACCGCGGCGCGTGGCAGGACTGGGGTACTGGAGGCGTGCTGCTCGCACTCTTCAGCATTCCGGTGATCTGGGTGGGAGTGATGGCGATCGGCTACTTCGCAAACGACCAATACATCAACTGGTTCCCGACGGGCGGGACGACCGACCTGCGCAGCGACAGTTTTCCCTTTTTCCCACGCTTTGCGGGAGAGGCCGGCTTCCAACGAGGTTTCCTCCTCGACTCGATCTGGCACATCGCGTTGCCCGTGGTCTGTCTCACCTATGCCCAGTTCGCCTACCTCTCGAAGCTGACGCGTGGCAGCATGCTCGAAGTGCTCGGGGCCGACTACATCCGGACGGCACGAGCCAAAGGGCTTGCTCCCAACACGGTGCTGCTTCGCCACGGCTTTCGAACCGCGCTCATTCCCGTTATCACGTTCCTCGCGGCGTTGCTGCCAGTGATCATCACCGGGTCAATCGTGATCGAAACGATCTTCGGCATCAATGGCATGGGTCGCTTGGTCATCGAGTCGCTGAAAAACAACGACATCGAGCTATTCCTGACCGTCACGTTGTTCACGATTCTTCTCAAGCTGGTCGCTTATCTCCTCGCTGACATTGCCTACGTCGTCGCGGACCCACGCGTCTCCTACAGCGGCGGGAGCTCGGCATGA
- a CDS encoding peptide-binding protein, with protein sequence MENRFSVKDFFLFGLMIALIIVVVLAMVQFDRQYDNIRDLRQDNTALATDLSQIRNGLRDLDESLTELRESGIAFSPGGGVDGNGTANLIERGVGRTGESDPFYQLKEVETDSQFARGGWFRDGFGTKIGRLTPFVSGDVYQNWVELLVMETLATRDPYTLEFLPRLARGWQISEDGLEMTFKLRKGVNFSDGQPLDADDVIFTFDWIKNPEVQADRVRSFLTTVEKVEKVDELTVKFTFNEPKFNNFESVAGVPILAEHFYEQYTPGQFNEHVALMLGSGPYKLEAGPDGWTPTGEGVVLVRNERYWGTPGTFERMIFDEVQEDVARMVNYTNQDVDILRVNPEQYTTLRNDESAQEFTNYIEYTSAYSGYLYIGWNQAVRTEGEDPEPTKFADKRVRQAMTLMLDRDRMAEELFLGYAQTASGPFIPSNPQSNPDIEPWPYDPERGREILAELGWEDRDGDGVIEDEQGNPFRFKLIYPGTSDLWEKVVLFMRDNFARGGVIMEPERLDWPVLVDRLNAGNFEAITLGWSSTVESDPYQIFHSSQAAGQGDNRTNYANPELDALIDEARTTIDRDARMKLWNEVHAVLHEDQPYTFLFFRQQLRAVNQRVQGVDKSTVGLNWEPLNSGIIPWFIPQGQQRFAE encoded by the coding sequence ATGGAAAACCGCTTCAGCGTCAAGGACTTCTTCCTGTTCGGCCTGATGATCGCCTTGATCATCGTCGTTGTGTTGGCGATGGTTCAGTTCGACCGCCAGTACGACAACATCCGTGACCTAAGGCAGGACAACACCGCGCTCGCAACCGATCTGAGCCAAATCCGCAACGGGCTGCGCGATCTCGATGAGTCGCTCACTGAACTCCGCGAAAGTGGCATCGCATTCTCGCCCGGCGGAGGAGTTGATGGAAACGGAACCGCCAACCTGATCGAGCGTGGCGTCGGCAGGACAGGCGAAAGCGATCCGTTTTACCAGCTCAAGGAGGTCGAGACCGATTCCCAGTTCGCCCGCGGCGGCTGGTTCCGCGACGGCTTCGGGACGAAGATCGGACGACTCACGCCATTCGTCAGCGGCGACGTCTACCAGAACTGGGTCGAGCTCTTGGTGATGGAGACGTTGGCGACGCGCGACCCGTACACCCTCGAGTTCCTTCCGCGATTGGCCCGCGGCTGGCAGATCAGCGAGGACGGCTTAGAGATGACTTTCAAGCTTCGCAAGGGCGTCAATTTCAGTGATGGCCAGCCGCTCGACGCCGACGATGTCATCTTCACGTTCGATTGGATCAAGAATCCTGAGGTGCAAGCCGACCGAGTTCGTAGCTTTCTGACGACGGTCGAAAAGGTCGAAAAGGTCGACGAGCTGACCGTGAAGTTCACGTTCAACGAGCCGAAGTTCAACAACTTCGAGTCGGTCGCCGGCGTTCCGATTCTCGCCGAGCACTTTTATGAGCAGTACACCCCAGGGCAGTTCAATGAGCACGTCGCCCTCATGCTCGGAAGCGGGCCGTACAAGCTCGAAGCAGGCCCCGATGGTTGGACGCCGACGGGCGAAGGCGTGGTGCTCGTCCGAAACGAGCGCTACTGGGGCACACCTGGCACATTTGAACGCATGATCTTCGACGAGGTCCAGGAAGACGTCGCCCGAATGGTGAATTACACCAACCAGGACGTCGACATCCTCCGCGTCAACCCCGAGCAGTACACGACTCTCCGCAATGACGAGTCGGCCCAGGAGTTCACGAACTACATCGAGTACACGAGCGCTTACAGCGGCTACCTCTACATCGGCTGGAACCAAGCCGTTCGAACCGAAGGCGAGGATCCGGAGCCAACGAAGTTTGCCGACAAGCGTGTCCGGCAGGCGATGACGCTCATGCTGGACCGCGACCGCATGGCCGAAGAGTTGTTCCTCGGCTACGCGCAGACGGCCAGCGGTCCATTCATCCCGAGCAACCCGCAGTCGAATCCCGACATCGAGCCGTGGCCCTACGACCCGGAGCGCGGCCGGGAGATTCTGGCCGAACTCGGATGGGAAGATCGCGACGGCGATGGCGTCATCGAAGACGAACAGGGCAACCCCTTCCGCTTCAAGTTGATTTACCCAGGAACAAGTGATCTCTGGGAAAAGGTCGTGCTGTTCATGCGCGACAACTTTGCCCGCGGTGGCGTGATCATGGAGCCCGAGCGACTCGACTGGCCCGTCCTCGTTGACCGCCTCAACGCCGGCAACTTCGAGGCGATCACGCTCGGATGGAGCAGCACGGTCGAGAGCGACCCGTACCAGATTTTCCACTCCTCGCAGGCCGCCGGGCAAGGCGACAATCGCACAAACTACGCGAATCCAGAGCTCGACGCCCTCATCGACGAGGCTCGGACAACGATTGATCGCGACGCACGGATGAAGCTCTGGAACGAGGTCCACGCCGTCCTCCACGAGGACCAGCCATACACGTTCCTGTTCTTCCGGCAACAGTTGCGAGCGGTCAATCAGCGTGTGCAGGGCGTGGACAAGAGCACCGTTGGGCTGAATTGGGAGCCGCTCAACTCCGGCATCATTCCGTGGTTTATTCCCCAAGGGCAGCAACGATTCGCCGAATAG
- a CDS encoding ABC transporter permease has translation MTQASTDQISTDDKPGVIDMAARRSPPPDALWRQVLRSPRVLVGGGVLLVITLFCLGTMPWTVLMDSSDLFYDQAFVGGINEGPEGNVPGLMGYDADGRSVLGRSLLGGVISLAVGVASAAISVFLGVGVGLIAGYAGGKVDATLMRIVDIIYGLPYILLVILFKVGLERPTEGIFDDLGFERPGMAASLTVMFLAIGLVSWLTMARVVRGQVLSLRAQPFIEAARAGGVGPGRVFLRHLLPNLIGPILVYATLTIPQAILQESFLSFLGIGVVAPLPSWGSLANAGLRPAFDPFDSAWWQLLFPCLLLAVTLLSLNFLGDGLRDLFDPKREGAKL, from the coding sequence GTGACTCAGGCGTCCACCGACCAGATCAGCACGGACGACAAGCCGGGCGTGATCGACATGGCAGCGCGTCGCTCGCCGCCGCCGGATGCGCTGTGGCGTCAGGTGCTGCGATCGCCGCGCGTGCTCGTGGGCGGAGGCGTCTTGCTGGTCATCACGCTCTTCTGCCTCGGCACGATGCCGTGGACCGTGCTGATGGACTCGTCGGACCTCTTCTACGACCAGGCCTTTGTCGGCGGGATCAACGAGGGTCCCGAGGGCAACGTGCCGGGTCTGATGGGCTACGACGCCGACGGCCGGAGCGTGCTCGGGCGATCGCTGCTCGGCGGGGTCATCTCGCTCGCGGTCGGCGTGGCATCGGCGGCGATCAGCGTCTTCCTCGGCGTGGGCGTGGGCCTGATCGCGGGATATGCCGGCGGCAAGGTCGACGCGACCCTCATGCGCATCGTCGACATCATCTACGGCCTGCCGTACATCCTGCTGGTCATCCTCTTCAAGGTCGGCCTCGAACGTCCGACCGAAGGCATCTTCGACGACCTCGGCTTTGAACGCCCCGGCATGGCGGCCTCGCTGACCGTCATGTTCCTCGCAATCGGCCTGGTCAGCTGGCTGACGATGGCCCGCGTGGTCCGTGGCCAGGTGCTGAGCCTCCGCGCCCAGCCCTTCATTGAGGCCGCCCGTGCCGGCGGCGTTGGCCCGGGACGCGTCTTCCTGCGCCACCTGCTGCCGAACCTCATCGGCCCGATCCTGGTCTACGCGACGCTGACCATCCCGCAAGCGATCCTGCAGGAAAGCTTCCTGAGCTTCCTCGGCATCGGCGTCGTAGCCCCACTGCCGTCCTGGGGCAGCCTCGCCAACGCTGGGCTCAGGCCCGCATTCGACCCATTCGACAGTGCCTGGTGGCAACTGCTGTTTCCCTGCCTGCTCTTGGCGGTTACGCTCCTGAGCCTCAACTTCCTCGGCGATGGCCTGCGCGACCTCTTCGACCCCAAACGCGAGGGTGCCAAGCTCTGA